A region from the Polaribacter sp. Hel1_33_78 genome encodes:
- a CDS encoding LEA type 2 family protein, which yields MKKVFYFLGLFLLIYSCSVKKPPVFIKLDDVKVISFQADTIQLQANAHFQNPNDVGGKIFTDQIKVIVNGEEVAQVYADEFKVPARNDFSIPLKVMIPTKRIFENNKNGILGGLIASILKNKVKVQFKGNLKYAVFGFTKEFLVDKTQEMKINF from the coding sequence ATGAAAAAAGTATTCTATTTTTTAGGTTTATTTTTATTAATTTACAGTTGTTCTGTAAAAAAACCACCCGTTTTTATAAAGTTAGATGATGTAAAAGTAATCAGCTTTCAGGCAGATACAATTCAATTACAAGCAAATGCACACTTTCAAAACCCGAATGATGTTGGAGGTAAAATATTTACTGATCAAATAAAAGTAATTGTAAATGGAGAAGAAGTTGCGCAGGTGTATGCTGATGAATTTAAAGTTCCGGCGAGAAATGACTTTTCAATTCCTTTAAAAGTTATGATTCCTACAAAACGTATTTTTGAAAACAATAAAAATGGCATTTTAGGCGGATTAATAGCTTCTATTCTTAAAAATAAAGTAAAAGTTCAGTTTAAAGGAAACTTAAAGTATGCTGTTTTTGGTTTTACAAAAGAGTTTTTAGTTGATAAAACTCAAGAAATGAAAATAAATTTTTAG
- the ribD gene encoding bifunctional diaminohydroxyphosphoribosylaminopyrimidine deaminase/5-amino-6-(5-phosphoribosylamino)uracil reductase RibD produces the protein MINHELYIQRCLQIAQNGIGNARPNPSVGAVIVFDNKIIGEGFTSAYGENHAEVNAINSVKNKTLLKEATIYVTLEPCAHFGKTPPCADLLVKHQFKMVVIGCLDSNDLVAGKGVGRLRKAGINVIVGVLEDECRLHHKRFFAVQEKKRPYVILKWAETIDGFIAPSTKNMQKPVWISNKISQQLVHKYRSEEHAILVGTNTVIADNPKLNVRSWFGNNPVRIVLDRNLRIPKDKNVFDGSIKTIVITETKEHFHFQEDKAIFFEIINFSKNIAKQICEVLQKHQIQSVIIEGGTQTLQTFIDVNLWDEARVFTGDTSFIKGIKAPVFCAKITSEIKIKNDILKRYSND, from the coding sequence ATTATTAATCACGAATTATACATACAACGTTGTTTACAAATTGCCCAAAACGGTATTGGAAATGCACGTCCAAATCCTAGTGTTGGAGCAGTAATTGTTTTTGATAATAAGATTATCGGAGAAGGTTTTACATCTGCTTATGGAGAAAATCATGCTGAAGTAAATGCAATAAATTCGGTTAAAAATAAAACACTTTTAAAAGAAGCAACAATCTATGTAACGCTAGAGCCTTGCGCTCATTTTGGTAAAACACCACCATGTGCAGATTTATTGGTAAAGCATCAGTTTAAAATGGTGGTTATTGGTTGTTTAGATTCTAATGATTTAGTTGCCGGTAAAGGGGTTGGCCGTTTGAGAAAAGCTGGAATAAACGTAATTGTTGGTGTTTTAGAAGATGAATGTAGATTGCACCACAAACGATTTTTTGCAGTACAAGAGAAAAAAAGACCTTATGTCATTTTAAAATGGGCAGAAACAATAGATGGTTTTATTGCTCCATCAACAAAAAATATGCAAAAACCTGTTTGGATTTCTAATAAGATTTCACAGCAATTAGTTCATAAATATAGAAGCGAAGAGCATGCAATTTTAGTGGGTACAAATACTGTTATTGCCGATAACCCTAAATTAAATGTACGAAGTTGGTTTGGAAATAACCCTGTAAGAATTGTATTGGATCGCAATTTAAGAATTCCAAAAGACAAAAATGTTTTTGATGGAAGTATAAAAACCATTGTAATTACAGAAACGAAAGAGCATTTTCATTTCCAAGAAGATAAAGCCATCTTTTTTGAAATCATTAATTTTTCAAAAAATATAGCGAAGCAAATCTGTGAAGTTTTACAGAAACACCAAATTCAATCTGTAATTATTGAAGGAGGAACACAAACTTTACAAACTTTTATTGATGTCAATTTATGGGATGAAGCAAGAGTTTTTACAGGAGATACTTCTTTTATAAAAGGAATTAAAGCTCCTGTTTTTTGTGCAAAAATTACTTCAGAAATAAAAATTAAAAATGACATTTTAAAAAGATATTCGAATGATTAA
- a CDS encoding NAD(P)/FAD-dependent oxidoreductase: MVKEVQLRVNLVEERKENILLHKASKQLGVSKSEISAVKVLRKSIDARKKDIIFNYKVAVYINEQIPEKSDYIFEYKDVSKAKEIHIVGFGPAGMYAALRCIELGYKPIVLERGKNVQDRRRDLKAINQDHIVNEDSNYCFGEGGAGTYSDGKLYTRSLKRGDVRRIFENLVFHGATEQILIDAHPHIGTNKLPKIIQNIRENILKFGGEIHFETRVTDFRVTNNKLCAIKLQNGQEMPVNSVILATGHSARDIYELLHKKEITLKAKSFAMGVRVEHPQEIIDQIQYHCSGQRDELLPAAAYSLVHQVNNRGVYSFCMCPGGFIVPAATTNGEVVVNGMSPSRRNNKFANSGIVVELDIDRDFAKYEKFGALKGLEFQKDLEKIAFHAGGRTQTAPAQRLVDFVDGKISPELNDCSYQPGLKSAPLHSLLPKIIGGRLRKGFAAFGEKMHGYYTNEANIIGVESRTSSPVNIPRKENLEHPEIEGLFPCGEGGGYAGGIVSAAMDGERCAEAAIAVL, from the coding sequence ATGGTTAAAGAAGTTCAACTTAGAGTAAATTTAGTAGAAGAACGCAAAGAAAATATACTTTTACACAAAGCATCTAAACAATTAGGAGTTAGTAAAAGCGAAATCTCTGCTGTAAAAGTATTAAGAAAATCTATAGACGCTCGTAAAAAAGACATTATATTTAATTATAAAGTTGCTGTTTATATTAATGAACAAATTCCCGAAAAATCTGATTATATTTTTGAATATAAAGATGTTTCTAAAGCAAAAGAAATTCATATTGTTGGTTTTGGCCCTGCAGGAATGTATGCGGCTTTGCGCTGTATAGAACTAGGTTACAAACCAATTGTTTTAGAACGTGGTAAAAACGTACAAGATAGAAGAAGAGATCTAAAAGCCATAAATCAAGATCATATTGTAAATGAAGATTCTAATTATTGCTTTGGTGAAGGTGGCGCTGGAACTTACTCTGATGGCAAACTATACACTAGGAGTTTAAAACGTGGAGATGTTAGGCGAATTTTTGAAAACCTAGTTTTTCACGGTGCTACAGAACAAATTTTAATCGATGCCCATCCTCATATTGGAACTAATAAGCTTCCGAAAATCATTCAAAATATACGGGAGAATATTTTAAAATTTGGTGGTGAAATACATTTTGAAACCCGTGTTACAGATTTCAGAGTTACCAACAATAAGCTGTGCGCTATAAAATTACAGAACGGACAAGAAATGCCTGTAAATTCTGTCATTTTAGCTACTGGACATTCTGCGAGAGATATTTATGAACTATTACATAAAAAAGAAATTACTTTAAAAGCCAAATCATTTGCAATGGGGGTTCGGGTAGAACATCCTCAAGAAATTATAGATCAAATTCAATACCATTGTTCTGGCCAAAGAGATGAACTTTTACCTGCAGCCGCTTATAGCTTGGTGCATCAAGTAAATAACAGAGGTGTATACTCTTTTTGCATGTGCCCTGGTGGATTTATTGTACCCGCGGCCACCACTAATGGTGAAGTTGTTGTAAACGGAATGTCTCCTTCAAGAAGGAATAATAAGTTTGCTAATTCTGGAATTGTTGTAGAACTTGATATTGATAGAGATTTTGCTAAATATGAAAAATTTGGTGCTTTAAAAGGATTAGAATTTCAGAAAGATTTAGAGAAAATAGCCTTTCACGCTGGAGGAAGAACACAAACTGCGCCAGCACAAAGATTAGTAGATTTTGTTGATGGAAAAATATCTCCAGAATTAAATGATTGCTCTTATCAACCTGGCTTAAAATCTGCTCCTTTGCATTCTTTATTGCCAAAAATTATTGGAGGAAGATTGCGCAAAGGTTTTGCTGCCTTTGGTGAAAAGATGCATGGATACTATACAAATGAAGCAAATATTATTGGGGTAGAATCTAGAACTTCCTCTCCTGTAAATATACCAAGAAAAGAAAACTTAGAACACCCAGAAATTGAGGGCTTGTTTCCTTGTGGAGAAGGTGGTGGCTATGCTGGAGGAATTGTTTCTGCTGCTATGGACGGAGAGCGTTGCGCAGAGGCTGCGATTGCAGTATTATAA
- the rimK gene encoding 30S ribosomal protein S6--L-glutamate ligase produces MRIVILSRNPKLYSTKRLQEAAEKRGHEVMVVDHLKCNIEIEKKSPKIYYKGEYLDNIDAIIPRIGASVTFYGTAVIRQFEMMKVFSAVSSQALVKSRDKLSSLQILARAGVGLPKTVFTNYTKDVEHVVESVGGAPLILKLLEGTQGLGVVLAETKNAATSVLEAFNGLGARVIAQEFIKEAGGADIRAFVVDGKVVGAMKRQGKEGEFRSNLHRGGNATIIELTDEEEKTALKATKALGLGVAGVDMLQSSKGPLVLEVNSSPGLEGIEVATGKNIAKEIIRYLEIHVE; encoded by the coding sequence ATGAGAATTGTAATTTTATCTAGAAACCCAAAATTATATTCTACCAAAAGGCTGCAAGAAGCTGCAGAAAAAAGAGGTCATGAAGTAATGGTTGTAGATCATTTAAAATGTAATATTGAAATTGAAAAAAAATCTCCAAAGATATATTACAAAGGTGAATACTTAGACAATATCGATGCTATTATACCTAGAATAGGTGCTTCGGTAACTTTTTACGGAACTGCAGTAATCCGTCAATTTGAGATGATGAAAGTTTTTTCAGCTGTTTCTTCTCAAGCTTTAGTAAAATCTAGAGATAAATTAAGTAGTTTACAAATTTTAGCAAGGGCTGGAGTTGGTTTACCAAAAACAGTTTTCACTAATTACACGAAAGATGTAGAACATGTTGTAGAATCTGTGGGTGGCGCACCACTAATTTTAAAATTATTAGAGGGCACACAAGGCTTAGGCGTTGTTTTAGCGGAAACTAAAAACGCAGCAACATCCGTTTTAGAAGCTTTTAATGGATTGGGAGCTAGGGTAATTGCGCAAGAGTTTATTAAAGAAGCTGGTGGTGCAGACATCAGAGCATTCGTTGTGGACGGGAAAGTGGTTGGCGCTATGAAACGTCAAGGAAAAGAAGGAGAATTCCGCTCTAATTTGCACAGAGGCGGAAATGCAACGATTATAGAACTAACCGATGAAGAAGAAAAAACAGCATTAAAAGCTACGAAAGCTTTAGGTTTAGGAGTTGCTGGTGTAGATATGTTACAATCATCTAAAGGACCATTAGTATTAGAAGTAAATTCCTCTCCAGGATTGGAAGGAATTGAGGTGGCTACGGGCAAAAATATTGCAAAAGAAATTATTCGTTATTTAGAAATTCATGTCGAATAA
- a CDS encoding GNAT family N-acetyltransferase produces MTSQDFIIREITPADNAELANVVRSVILEMGAPKIGTAYEDAATDNMFETYQKEKAIYFVVEQHNKVVGGAGIAQLDNYEGNFCELQKMYFLPLVRGKGIGTKLISTCLEKAKEFGFESCYLETMPYMTAAQKLYKRNGFTSLDKPVGNTGHYACNVWMLKKI; encoded by the coding sequence ATGACAAGTCAAGATTTTATCATTAGAGAAATTACACCTGCAGATAATGCAGAACTGGCAAATGTTGTTAGAAGTGTAATTTTAGAAATGGGTGCTCCAAAAATTGGCACCGCTTATGAAGATGCAGCCACGGATAACATGTTTGAAACCTATCAAAAAGAAAAAGCAATTTATTTTGTTGTAGAACAGCATAATAAAGTTGTTGGTGGTGCCGGAATTGCACAATTAGATAATTACGAAGGCAATTTTTGTGAACTTCAAAAAATGTACTTTTTGCCTTTGGTTCGCGGAAAAGGGATTGGCACAAAATTAATCTCTACGTGTTTAGAAAAAGCAAAAGAATTTGGTTTTGAAAGCTGCTATTTAGAAACCATGCCTTATATGACGGCAGCTCAAAAATTATATAAAAGAAATGGCTTTACCTCTTTAGACAAACCAGTTGGTAACACGGGTCATTATGCGTGTAATGTTTGGATGCTAAAAAAAATATGA
- the prmC gene encoding peptide chain release factor N(5)-glutamine methyltransferase encodes MILKEFRTFCTEVLSEIYPQTEIDSFFFLIMEEKLKLQRIDTVLKPNFQISDAIFKELETIVNQLKKEKPIQYILGKTEFYGMPLKVDENTLIPRPETEELVDWVLNEASHLENHKTKNLSILDIGTGTGCIPISLAKNLPQANISAIDISENALKIAKQNAILNEVEINFSEIDILKTTTLWQKFDIIVSNPPYVRELEKVEIQNNVLHNEPHLALFVSDENPLIFYDKIADVAKQHLTKNGLLFFEINQYLGQETLKLLAEKGFTNIKLRKDLFGNERMVKASFFI; translated from the coding sequence ATGATCTTAAAAGAATTTAGAACCTTTTGTACTGAAGTACTTTCAGAAATTTATCCACAGACAGAAATAGATTCTTTTTTCTTTCTCATAATGGAAGAAAAACTAAAATTACAAAGAATTGATACGGTCTTAAAACCTAATTTTCAAATTTCTGATGCTATTTTTAAAGAATTAGAAACAATCGTAAACCAATTAAAAAAGGAAAAACCAATACAATACATTTTAGGGAAAACAGAATTTTATGGAATGCCTTTAAAAGTTGATGAAAACACTTTAATTCCAAGACCAGAAACAGAAGAATTGGTAGACTGGGTTCTTAATGAAGCTTCACATCTAGAAAATCATAAAACTAAAAACCTTTCAATTTTAGATATTGGAACAGGAACGGGTTGTATTCCTATTTCCCTGGCCAAGAACTTACCACAGGCCAACATTTCTGCTATAGATATTTCTGAGAATGCTTTAAAAATTGCAAAACAAAATGCTATTTTAAATGAAGTGGAAATTAATTTTTCTGAAATTGACATTTTAAAAACTACTACTTTATGGCAAAAATTTGACATTATAGTTTCCAATCCTCCATATGTCAGAGAATTAGAAAAAGTGGAAATACAAAATAACGTTTTACACAACGAACCGCATTTAGCATTGTTTGTTTCTGATGAAAATCCATTGATTTTTTATGATAAAATTGCTGATGTAGCAAAACAGCATTTAACTAAAAATGGCCTTCTTTTCTTTGAGATTAACCAATATTTAGGACAAGAAACTTTAAAACTACTAGCAGAAAAAGGTTTTACAAATATAAAATTACGCAAAGACCTATTTGGTAATGAAAGAATGGTAAAAGCATCATTCTTTATCTAG
- a CDS encoding HAD family phosphatase, producing the protein MIKNIIFDFGDIFINLDKQATFVEMAKLGVTKISDEMIGVYHQYEKGLMTTDEFIDFFYKKFEIPKADLVYAWNAILLDFPKKRLDFLKELSESKKYRLFLLSNTNDLHIKWVQDSLGEVFYNTFEKSFEQFYLSHEINFRKPDSEIYEFVLNANNLVADETLFVDDLKENTDSANKLGIHVWNLIPKKEDVTELFTKNKIN; encoded by the coding sequence ATGATTAAAAACATCATCTTCGATTTTGGAGATATTTTTATCAATCTAGATAAACAGGCTACATTTGTAGAAATGGCAAAATTGGGGGTCACAAAAATTTCTGATGAAATGATTGGCGTGTATCATCAATACGAAAAAGGGTTGATGACTACTGATGAGTTTATTGATTTTTTTTATAAGAAGTTTGAAATACCGAAGGCTGATTTAGTTTACGCTTGGAATGCTATTTTGTTAGATTTTCCTAAAAAGCGTTTAGATTTTTTAAAAGAATTATCAGAAAGTAAAAAGTATAGGTTGTTCTTATTAAGTAATACAAATGACTTACACATTAAATGGGTGCAAGATTCATTAGGAGAAGTTTTTTATAATACGTTTGAAAAATCTTTTGAGCAGTTTTATTTATCGCATGAAATTAATTTTAGGAAACCAGATTCAGAAATCTATGAATTTGTTTTAAACGCAAATAATTTAGTTGCTGATGAAACTTTATTTGTTGACGATTTAAAAGAAAACACAGATTCAGCAAATAAATTGGGGATTCATGTTTGGAATTTAATTCCTAAAAAAGAAGACGTTACAGAATTATTCACTAAAAATAAAATTAATTGA
- a CDS encoding RimK/LysX family protein — MKITVGRIDKADFPELSLKDIDLKIDSGAYTSSIHCSNIEEITDNGCNLIKFTLLDPEHPFYNNKEFTFKNYSSKIVKSSNGISQERFMIQTEIIIFNISFPIYLTLSERKDMKFPILLGRKFLNKKFVIDSAKTNLSHKLKYKNK, encoded by the coding sequence ATGAAAATTACAGTTGGTAGAATTGATAAGGCTGATTTTCCAGAATTATCTCTGAAGGATATAGATTTAAAAATTGATTCTGGCGCTTACACATCTTCCATACATTGCTCAAATATTGAAGAAATCACCGATAATGGTTGTAATTTAATTAAATTTACATTGTTAGATCCAGAACATCCATTTTACAATAATAAAGAATTTACCTTTAAAAATTACTCTTCTAAAATAGTAAAAAGTTCTAATGGTATTTCTCAAGAACGCTTTATGATTCAAACAGAAATTATCATTTTCAACATTTCTTTTCCAATTTACTTGACATTAAGCGAACGGAAAGACATGAAATTCCCTATTTTACTGGGTAGAAAATTTTTAAATAAAAAATTTGTGATAGATTCAGCTAAAACAAATTTATCACACAAATTAAAATATAAAAACAAATGA
- a CDS encoding succinylglutamate desuccinylase/aspartoacylase family protein: protein MSNKPFVLLGKEIPKGKKTVLDLEVAKLHTRTTVKVPVIIERSKNSGPVVLLLAGIHGDETNGVGIIREIINLGINKPKKGTIICIPVFNIFGYLIQTREFPDGRDLNRMFPGTLNGSLASQFAYQFTKEIAPFVDYVIDYHTGGGERDNIAQIRCNKDDKKGFELAKIFNPPMIVFSNNIGKSLRDTLHKMGKTILLFEGGKSRELKPTIINEGVNGTKNILIHLGLIDGEISVRETPVLVHKAKWLRASHSGMFKVIVQNGTLVKKKEVLGVIQDPFGEFNKKIYAPFDGHIFCINKTPIVNKGDALFHLSLEE from the coding sequence ATGTCGAATAAACCTTTTGTTCTCTTAGGAAAAGAAATACCTAAAGGAAAAAAAACTGTTTTAGATTTAGAAGTTGCAAAATTACACACAAGAACTACTGTAAAAGTTCCTGTAATTATTGAACGATCTAAAAATTCTGGCCCAGTAGTTTTATTATTAGCAGGTATACATGGTGATGAAACAAATGGCGTAGGGATTATTCGAGAAATTATTAACTTAGGAATCAATAAACCTAAAAAGGGAACAATCATCTGTATTCCTGTCTTTAATATTTTTGGTTATTTAATTCAGACAAGAGAATTCCCTGATGGTCGTGATTTAAACAGAATGTTTCCAGGAACTTTAAATGGTTCCTTGGCAAGCCAATTTGCATATCAATTTACCAAAGAAATAGCTCCTTTTGTAGATTATGTTATCGATTATCATACAGGAGGCGGTGAACGTGATAATATTGCACAAATAAGATGTAATAAAGATGATAAAAAAGGCTTTGAATTGGCAAAAATATTTAATCCCCCAATGATTGTTTTCTCTAATAATATTGGTAAATCTTTAAGAGATACTTTACATAAAATGGGTAAAACCATTTTACTTTTTGAAGGAGGGAAATCAAGAGAACTAAAACCTACTATTATCAATGAGGGTGTTAACGGGACTAAAAATATTTTAATTCACCTAGGGCTAATTGATGGTGAAATTAGTGTTCGAGAAACCCCAGTTCTTGTGCATAAAGCAAAATGGTTAAGAGCATCTCACTCCGGGATGTTTAAAGTAATCGTACAAAACGGAACGCTTGTAAAAAAGAAAGAAGTACTAGGAGTAATACAAGATCCTTTTGGTGAATTTAACAAGAAAATTTATGCTCCTTTTGACGGTCATATTTTTTGTATCAATAAAACTCCAATTGTGAACAAAGGAGATGCTTTATTTCATTTAAGTTTGGAAGAATAA